A single genomic interval of Trinickia acidisoli harbors:
- a CDS encoding potassium transporter Kup — MNDVHAPQASQPESGSGPMFALALAALGIVFGDLGTSPLYALQASFSGTLGVAPTPANVIGIVSLFLWSLILMVSIKYVFVLMQADNHGEGGLLALLALLVGERTRRVTRRSALRWVFIAMFGTAMLYGDGVITPAISVLSAIEGIEVATPAFAHYTVPITVVILVVLFAVQPLGSGRVGVAFGPILAVWFIVIFALGLTSLAQTPAILAAFNPLNGIAFFVHNGFKGFVALGAVVLCLTGGEALYADMGHFGARPIRLAWYCLALPALSVNYLGQGALLLRNAGAADRPFYSLVPSWGVYPMVVLATLATIVASQALISAVFSLTRQAAQLGLSPRVAIKHTSSNTAGQIYLPSLNWVLMVCTIAIVLGFRTSDKLAAAYGIAVSTTMAITTLLFAAFARVRRQWPVWHVALIAGGFMVVDVAFVSANTMKFADGGWLPLGIGALTFLISTSWLIGLRALHRARKDSGLPLAAFIASIAATPPHRVSGTSVFLMAAGDSIPTTLLHHLKHNQVLHEQVILLTLLTHETPWVPLAERYNVRRLEQGFVRIEGHYGYLDTLDVPQLLEQALPRAKCPRYDAMTTTFYLGRDSLSVQTHSFGRGLLLSLFALLRRNELDATEHLGLPPNRVIEMGARLDLA; from the coding sequence ATGAACGACGTGCATGCTCCCCAAGCTTCGCAGCCTGAAAGCGGTAGCGGCCCAATGTTTGCGCTGGCGCTCGCCGCGCTCGGCATCGTCTTCGGCGATCTGGGTACCAGCCCGCTGTATGCTTTGCAAGCGTCTTTCAGCGGCACGCTCGGCGTAGCGCCGACGCCGGCCAACGTCATCGGCATCGTCTCGCTGTTCCTGTGGTCGCTGATCCTGATGGTCAGCATCAAATACGTATTCGTCCTGATGCAGGCCGACAACCACGGCGAAGGCGGGCTGCTGGCGCTGCTCGCACTTCTGGTGGGCGAGCGCACCAGGCGCGTGACCCGCCGCAGCGCGTTGCGCTGGGTGTTCATCGCGATGTTCGGCACTGCCATGCTGTACGGCGACGGCGTGATTACGCCCGCCATCTCGGTGTTGAGCGCGATCGAGGGGATCGAGGTGGCGACGCCCGCGTTCGCGCACTACACCGTGCCCATCACGGTCGTCATCCTCGTCGTGCTGTTTGCCGTGCAACCGTTGGGGTCGGGCCGCGTCGGCGTGGCATTCGGTCCGATCCTGGCCGTCTGGTTCATCGTCATCTTCGCGCTAGGCTTGACGTCGTTGGCGCAAACGCCGGCGATTTTAGCGGCGTTCAACCCGCTCAACGGCATTGCGTTCTTCGTACATAACGGATTCAAAGGCTTCGTCGCATTGGGCGCCGTCGTGCTATGTCTGACCGGCGGCGAGGCGCTGTATGCCGACATGGGTCACTTCGGCGCCCGACCGATTCGCCTGGCCTGGTATTGCCTCGCATTGCCGGCGCTGAGCGTCAATTATCTGGGGCAGGGCGCGTTGCTGCTGCGCAACGCCGGCGCTGCCGATCGCCCGTTCTACTCACTCGTGCCGTCATGGGGCGTGTATCCGATGGTGGTACTGGCCACGCTTGCCACCATCGTCGCGTCGCAAGCCCTGATCTCGGCCGTCTTCTCGCTGACGCGACAGGCCGCGCAGCTTGGCCTGTCGCCCCGCGTGGCGATCAAGCATACGTCGTCGAACACGGCAGGGCAGATCTATCTGCCTAGCCTCAATTGGGTGCTGATGGTCTGCACGATTGCCATCGTGTTGGGATTCCGGACTTCAGACAAGCTGGCTGCCGCCTATGGCATCGCGGTATCGACGACCATGGCGATCACCACGCTGCTGTTCGCCGCGTTTGCGCGCGTGCGCCGGCAGTGGCCGGTGTGGCACGTTGCGCTCATCGCCGGGGGATTCATGGTGGTGGATGTGGCCTTCGTCTCGGCCAACACCATGAAGTTTGCCGATGGCGGCTGGTTGCCGCTCGGCATCGGCGCACTGACGTTCCTGATCTCGACTTCCTGGCTGATTGGGTTGCGGGCATTGCACCGCGCCCGCAAGGACTCCGGCCTGCCGCTCGCCGCATTCATCGCCAGCATCGCTGCCACACCGCCGCATCGCGTTAGTGGCACAAGCGTGTTTCTGATGGCCGCGGGCGACTCGATACCCACGACCTTGCTGCATCACCTCAAGCACAATCAGGTGCTCCACGAGCAGGTGATTTTGCTGACGTTGCTCACCCATGAAACGCCGTGGGTGCCGCTCGCCGAACGATACAACGTACGGCGCTTGGAACAAGGCTTCGTGCGGATCGAAGGTCACTACGGCTACTTGGACACCTTGGATGTACCGCAACTGCTCGAACAGGCTTTACCGCGGGCGAAATGTCCGAGGTATGACGCGATGACGACCACGTTTTACCTGGGGCGCGATTCGCTCTCGGTGCAAACGCACAGCTTCGGGCGAGGTTTACTCCTGAGCCTATTCGCTCTGCTGCGCAGGAACGAACTCGACGCAACCGAGCATTTGGGGTTGCCGCCCAAC
- a CDS encoding ABC transporter ATP-binding protein: MYGAGETVVPAVRDVSVEIMSSRFTVLSGPSGSGKTTMLNLLGGIDRATSGSVVVAGQALETLRDTALSDFRARHISFVFQSFNLIPVLSAYENVEYPLTLLGVSKAQRRADVLALLDAVGVAQHAHRKPGELSGGQQQRVAIARALVTRPALVLADEPTANLDSATGAAILSLMRKMQRERATSFIFSSHDPQLLASADDVVNIRDGRIVSIERMAQQEATL, encoded by the coding sequence ATGTATGGCGCCGGCGAGACAGTCGTGCCGGCCGTGCGCGATGTTTCCGTCGAAATCATGTCGAGCCGGTTCACCGTGCTGTCGGGGCCGTCCGGCAGCGGCAAGACGACGATGCTCAATCTGCTTGGCGGGATCGACCGCGCGACGAGCGGCAGCGTCGTGGTGGCCGGTCAGGCGCTCGAGACGCTGCGAGACACCGCGCTTTCCGATTTTCGTGCGCGGCATATCAGTTTCGTCTTTCAGTCCTTCAATTTGATTCCCGTTCTAAGCGCTTATGAAAACGTCGAATATCCGCTGACGTTGCTCGGCGTATCGAAAGCGCAGCGCCGTGCCGACGTGCTGGCGTTGCTCGATGCCGTCGGTGTTGCCCAGCATGCTCACCGCAAACCGGGCGAGCTTTCGGGGGGGCAACAGCAGCGCGTTGCCATCGCGCGTGCGTTGGTGACGCGTCCGGCGCTGGTATTGGCCGACGAGCCGACCGCCAATCTCGACAGCGCGACCGGCGCAGCCATTCTCAGCCTCATGCGCAAGATGCAGCGCGAACGGGCAACGTCGTTCATCTTTTCGTCACATGACCCGCAGTTGCTCGCGTCGGCGGACGACGTCGTCAACATTCGCGACGGGCGCATCGTCTCGATCGAACGGATGGCACAACAGGAGGCGACGCTGTGA